In Caldalkalibacillus uzonensis, a genomic segment contains:
- a CDS encoding TRAP transporter large permease, which yields MSPELIGLLGIPLLIILLLLKVPVGISLLLVGTVGYATIRNIESALKVLGTSTFNVVSSYNLSVIPLFIFMGMILSYCGFGSDLYRALDRWMGRVKGGLAISTIGTSAIFGAISGSVNATTATLAKVTLPEMKKFRYDPGLSTASVAAGGTLGLLIPPSVILILYGILTRESIGALLIAGIIPGIIQMIIFIIIIFVLVSRNPSLAPPRSQVIPLSEKIRSLKSVWPFLLMFALSIGGIYFGVFTPTEAAGIGSFGALVIALLSRRLSFQKLKASIDDTLRLSAMIFLILMGAEIFSQFLAISRIPFETTSYLDSLTLNPYIILFFILLTLFVLGLFIEGLSILVITLPIIYPLIIELGFNGVWFGVIMVMLNNIGLLTPPVGVSVFVIKGVAKDVPIQTIFKGVIPMLLAIVICTAILILFPDLVTFLPSLMGN from the coding sequence ATGAGTCCTGAACTAATTGGTCTATTAGGCATTCCCCTGCTCATTATCTTGCTTCTCCTCAAAGTCCCTGTTGGCATCTCATTATTATTGGTTGGCACCGTGGGATATGCAACAATCAGAAATATAGAGAGCGCATTAAAAGTGTTGGGAACCAGCACATTTAATGTAGTCAGTTCGTATAACTTAAGTGTTATTCCACTATTTATTTTTATGGGGATGATTCTAAGCTATTGTGGATTCGGCAGTGATTTATACCGTGCCTTAGACCGTTGGATGGGACGGGTAAAGGGAGGACTCGCCATCTCCACCATCGGGACCAGTGCCATTTTTGGGGCGATCTCGGGCTCTGTTAATGCCACCACGGCGACATTAGCTAAAGTGACCCTCCCAGAAATGAAAAAATTTCGATATGATCCCGGCTTATCAACAGCCAGTGTAGCCGCAGGTGGTACCTTAGGTCTACTGATTCCCCCCAGTGTTATATTAATTTTATATGGGATTTTGACCCGGGAGTCTATCGGTGCTCTACTAATTGCCGGCATTATTCCCGGTATTATCCAAATGATTATCTTTATTATTATCATATTTGTGTTGGTCAGCCGGAATCCTTCTTTGGCGCCCCCACGGAGTCAGGTGATTCCGCTCAGCGAAAAAATCCGCTCCTTAAAAAGCGTATGGCCTTTTTTGCTGATGTTTGCTCTTAGCATTGGTGGTATATATTTTGGTGTTTTTACGCCAACAGAAGCGGCTGGAATAGGCTCATTTGGAGCACTGGTCATTGCCTTACTCTCAAGGCGGTTAAGTTTTCAAAAGCTAAAAGCATCCATTGATGACACTCTCCGTTTATCAGCTATGATCTTTTTAATCTTAATGGGGGCAGAAATTTTTAGTCAGTTTCTGGCTATTAGTCGTATCCCCTTTGAAACCACCAGCTATTTAGACAGTTTGACCTTAAACCCATATATTATCCTGTTTTTCATTTTGTTGACTTTGTTTGTTTTAGGATTGTTTATCGAGGGACTTTCTATATTGGTCATTACATTACCAATTATATACCCGCTTATTATTGAGTTGGGATTCAATGGGGTTTGGTTTGGTGTCATTATGGTCATGCTCAATAACATTGGGTTATTAACACCACCTGTTGGTGTCAGTGTGTTTGTCATTAAAGGTGTGGCGAAAGATGTACCTATACAAACCATTTTTAAAGGGGTTATCCCGATGTTGCTGGCCATTGTCATCTGCACTGCCATTTTAATTTTGTTCCCGGATTTGGTTACATTTTTACCCAGCCTGATGGGGAATTAA
- a CDS encoding TRAP transporter small permease yields MEKKILFISKGLHYVAHLILLIMMFTVTVDVLGRFLINRPLLGSYEITQMGLALTVFFSLAYTHYVKEHITIDFVVEKFPPTVQKIFDIVISLVIAALMGVICWQLWESAQRFLKSNAVTGDLGIPVYIFYIMAMVGTVVFALVAFVNALALIQKEDYHNES; encoded by the coding sequence ATGGAAAAGAAAATTCTATTTATTAGTAAAGGGCTACACTATGTAGCCCATCTTATTCTTTTAATCATGATGTTCACCGTCACCGTAGATGTCTTGGGCCGTTTTCTCATTAATCGCCCTCTGTTGGGCTCATATGAAATTACTCAAATGGGCTTGGCATTGACGGTGTTTTTTAGCCTGGCTTATACTCACTATGTTAAGGAACATATTACCATCGATTTTGTTGTGGAAAAATTTCCCCCCACGGTTCAAAAAATATTTGATATTGTGATCAGCCTGGTTATTGCGGCCTTAATGGGTGTGATCTGTTGGCAATTGTGGGAAAGTGCACAGCGTTTTTTAAAGTCCAATGCCGTCACAGGTGACTTAGGCATACCAGTCTATATTTTCTATATTATGGCAATGGTGGGGACTGTTGTGTTTGCATTAGTCGCTTTCGTAAACGCTTTGGCTTTAATACAGAAGGAGGATTACCATAATGAGTCCTGA
- a CDS encoding TRAP transporter substrate-binding protein has protein sequence MKKNVTLRQAWLLSLFMLVTLLMLTACGSDTTADETNSEEPNQSEGETYNLSVSHHLPSHHPIQTEVLEPFLAELEAGTDGRITGDIYAANSLGDPSAHYELAVTGVADISLTVHGFTPGVFPLVQVIEFPFFTKSAEKGSEIIWRLYEEFPELQEEHADTTPLWLFTAEPAQILSASKPIKTLEDMKGLRVRSPSPLANKIIEALGATPVSMPMGDVYEALARGTIDAAMAPFSTAHDYNFHEVIDYITVGYFSMTPFFSVMNTDLYESLSDHDRELIDGLTGLKMAQHAGATFDKAGERGKQTAQEKGVELIELDEDQLALWQEALEPVIEEWINEMEHAGLPGQAIYDRAVELSEELN, from the coding sequence ATGAAAAAAAATGTAACTTTGAGACAAGCTTGGTTACTCTCCTTGTTTATGTTGGTGACTTTACTTATGCTCACGGCATGTGGTTCAGATACCACGGCAGATGAAACCAATTCAGAAGAACCGAATCAAAGCGAAGGTGAGACATATAATTTGTCTGTCTCACATCACTTACCGAGCCATCATCCCATTCAAACTGAGGTGCTAGAACCATTTTTGGCGGAGTTAGAAGCAGGTACTGACGGGCGAATCACTGGGGATATCTATGCGGCCAATTCATTGGGAGATCCCAGTGCCCATTATGAATTAGCTGTCACCGGGGTAGCTGATATTTCGCTCACTGTGCATGGTTTTACACCTGGTGTATTTCCCTTGGTACAAGTGATTGAATTTCCTTTCTTTACTAAATCTGCAGAGAAAGGGTCAGAAATTATTTGGAGACTATATGAAGAGTTTCCAGAATTGCAGGAAGAACATGCCGATACCACACCATTATGGCTATTTACAGCTGAACCTGCTCAAATCCTGAGTGCCAGTAAACCCATTAAAACGCTGGAGGATATGAAAGGGCTACGGGTACGTTCGCCTTCTCCACTAGCTAATAAAATCATTGAAGCACTGGGTGCCACACCCGTTTCAATGCCTATGGGTGACGTCTATGAGGCCTTAGCAAGAGGAACAATTGACGCAGCAATGGCTCCATTTTCAACAGCGCATGATTATAATTTTCATGAGGTGATCGACTATATCACCGTAGGGTATTTTTCCATGACCCCGTTTTTCTCAGTGATGAACACCGATCTCTATGAAAGCCTATCTGATCATGATAGGGAATTGATAGACGGCTTGACGGGATTAAAAATGGCCCAACATGCAGGTGCTACATTCGATAAAGCCGGTGAACGAGGAAAGCAGACAGCCCAAGAAAAGGGTGTAGAACTCATTGAATTAGACGAAGATCAATTGGCGCTGTGGCAGGAAGCTTTGGAACCTGTTATTGAGGAGTGGATCAATGAGATGGAACATGCTGGGCTACCAGGTCAAGCGATTTATGATCGAGCTGTTGAGTTAAGTGAGGAACTGAACTAA